Below is a genomic region from Megalopta genalis isolate 19385.01 chromosome 10, iyMegGena1_principal, whole genome shotgun sequence.
AATCGCTTGAGGACCGTCCGCTACACCTTTCTTGCGctgtataattaatttaataagcaaacacacattgtaaaaataatttcaCACTGTATTACCTGTCCTTTTTCAAACGGTACACCGATTATTCCAATTTTGCTGTAATAACGAACACTAAATCTAAGAGCCACGTTTTGTATTTTAGTTAACATATTGGTTTCGCCTCTCTTATTTCAATTTATGATCAAAAATGCTGCTACTACTCATTGACCTATAACCCCGAATGTTGCAACGCAGATAACGTAAGAAATTTGTGGTCTACAAACGATACCACAACAATAAAGATATTCACGGATGTAAGAAtgctttaaaaataaataagaacTTAGGGAGTATTAATTTTTAgagattttttatatttttaatttgtaaaatttGTAGAAGCTATTACATTTGAATAAGTTATTACCATTTGCCACACCATATAGTGAACTTTTATGAAAGACAAGTCAAATGTACAATGATAAATTTAATAAacttaatttaaaaattgaattctAATACTTCGCATTACATCATTTATTTTGGACCAATCATGTTTTCAGGTTTCACCCAGTCCTTAAACTGTTGTTCGGTCACACCATTCTTCAATGCCGATTCTTTTAATGTCAGATTTTCTTTGTGGGCTTGTTTAGCAATTGCAGCAGCCTAAAGAGGAACATACGTTTCATTATACGTgacaaaattgtaacaaattaATTATACTACGAAACTTTACAAAACCGAAGTGAATTACCTTATCGTAACCGATATGTGGATTTAATGCTGTGACAAGCATCAAGCTCTCGTTGAGAAGTTTCTCGATCTTGTCAGCGTTTGGTTTGATGCCGACAACGCAGTTCTTTGTGAACGTAGCGCATGCATCACCCAGAAGTCTTGCAGATCTTAATGTGTTTGCAACTATAACTGGCTTAAAAACATTAAGTTCGAAGTGACCGTTGCTTCCAGCAATTGTTGTCGCAAAATGATTACCCATAACTTGACAACACACCATCGTAATTGCTTCACACTGTGTCGGATTTACTTTACCAGGCATAATTGAACTTCCTGGTTCATTTTCGGGCAGAGACAGTTCTCCTAAACCACAACGTGGTCCACTCCCCAAAAACCGGATATCATTGGCTATCTGTAAAAAGTcaagtttcaaatttatattacttaattataatatatattaaaatatacctTCATAATTGAAACTGCTACTGTGTTAAGTGCACCAGACACTTCCACCATAGCATCGTGTGCTGCTAAAGCTTCAAACTTATTAGGAGCAGTCACAAATGGTAAACCAGTGAGTTGTGCAATTTTTGCTGCTGCTTTTTCTGCAAAACCTTTTGGTGTATTCAACCCAGTACCTACGGCAGTACCACCAAGTGCCAATTCATACAAACGTGGAAGAGTATTTTTTACCCTTGCAATACCGTTTGCCACTTGTGTTGCATATCCTGAATTTTATAAAcacgttatattataattttgtcaTTTAATTTGCTGATGTTAGTAAATACCTGAAAATTCTTGTCCTAATGTCAGAGGTACTGCATCCTGCGTATGAGTTCTACCAATCTTTATAATATCTTTCCATTCTTCAGCTTTTTCATGTAAAACTTTGCATAAACATTGCAGTCCAGGGAGAAGTACCTTGTCAATCTCTAATGCAACTGCTATGTGCATAGCAGTGGGAAAGGTGTCATTGCTACTTTGAGATTTATTTACATGATCATTTGGATGAACAGGTGTTTTTGATCCCAGCTCACCACCAAGTAATTCAATAGCACGATTCGAGATTACCTGAAAGAAGATAATAAATTACTTAGAAATGTTCTTTGTACAAATTTTGAAGTTGAACATATTAATAGATACCTCATTGGTATTCATATTGGATTGTGTACCGGAACCTGTTTGCCAAATTACTAATGGGAAATGATCATTATACAGCTTGCCACTAATGACATCGTCTGCAGCTTTGCTAATAGCTTCTGCTATTTTTGCATCCATACCAAATTCTTTGTTTACTTCAGCTGCTGCTTTTTTTAATATGCCCATTGCCACAATAACACCATACTAAAAAATGTAATtcaacaaataaaattttatttatgacACAGGACACAACTAACTTATTGTATTTTCTTACAGGCATTCGTTCAAACGTATCACCAATAGGAAAATTCATGACTGATCTCAAAGTCTGTGCTCCATAGTATTTGTCACATGGTACCTTGAGCTCACCGAAAGTGTCTTTCTCAATACGATATCCTTTACTGTCACCCTGCAATTTTCAAACATAAATCCAATTAAGATCAAAGAAATTGCATTaatgaaaaaaatatttgaataatatatatatatatatatttatgcacCATAGCGAAAGGATAAATTATATAACACAAGCGAGTAAGTACAATCTGACAACGGATATTAAACTAGTCTGGAAAGGGGAAATTGAAGGTCAGTCAAATGAAGCCAGTTAGTCATGATAACATGTATACaagatgtatatatatacatgcacaTACACAAACAACTGTTTAAGCGATTAGAATGTTTCATACTTCCAAACGAAAGTTGAATGAAATAATTTATGTAGAGGTACACAAATTATATTCCACTATCACGAAAAATAGAATCACAAAATACTTTTTTCTTACGTTTATGATCACGTATTCTAACCTTCGTGCAAGCGACGAAAATCTCGGAACGCGTTGATCGTTCAACAGAAAAAGGTAATGTCATTGAATgtttataagaaatataaaaaagttATGCATACCATTGTATCATTTGTTAAAGTTTTGTTTCAGTAATTTCTAATTCCATTTAGAAAGTACTTTCCatattatttcttttatacAGTTGATTAACAATTCaacgtcaaatccattcaaTTGTTATTGAGGACCATAGAATGACATTTTGAACGAAACAGATAAAATTATTCGTAaatgacacacatgatttttgtGGAAATCTTTCGAAAACTATTTTAAGATCGGATCCCTGAACGATTATGTAAAACCGGCCTGTGGATCGCCTTAAAAATTGTGAATAAAAAAGCAAAGTTTAAAGGTAAAGACAATAACGAACGAATAGAATATCATCGATATAACTTTCACAAGTTATCGTCGGCTTTCTCGATTGATAACAGACAATCTATACTAGAATATTTCTACCTTACTACTGCCTTTGGAAACCGGTGATGTGCTCAATGACAGCCGTAACGTAAAAAATCCAGACGATTTCTCAAGTTCCCTTAATCCACGACTAACGAGGGGACATCTTAATAAATTCAACGTCATTTTAAGTTGATCCTTAACTTTAATTTCCTTCAACAAATCTgcggaaaataaaaaatacagaaTTAACCAACACCGACGATTATCGCACGGATAGGTGAGCGGCCCGAAAATCATACACGAATCACATGCTTCTTAGATAGAAACCTATCAATGCAAAACGAAACTGCCAAAATTATCGTGGTCACGGACCAAACAGTGACACCACTTCCAATACTCGCGAAAACAGACGAACGTGATTGGCTTTTGCttcgttatttattaatttcaattagCAACAGTAAAATTAGCAACAGTTAATGTAACTAAATATTTAATCGGCATTTCTTAGAATCCTTACCAGAGGTACCAAATTTTCTCGCGATTTTCATTTCAATAGTTCTATTCTGGAAAATCGGATTAACTAAAGACAGATCTAAAATATATTacaaactatattacttatgtgTATTCCCTACTTATTGAGGATTCtattttccaattttttttaaattataagaaCCGTAAATGTTttaatatacactataataatACTTTCGTCGTTCATTTTACGTTTTCTATTTCGCAACAAGATAATTAAACAATCAAAATTCGAGAAATTTTCTACACTGAAAAATGTTGTTCCGAGAAAAACATATTCAAATTTTGAAGACAATATAAACATATGTAGATGTACGCATACGTTTCCAGTTCTCTATTTCGAAAACTGGCTTGCATTAAAATCTCAGACCTTTTGTGTGTCATTCTCTCTCGCACTGCATGAAATGGATTTAAACTAGTGCTTAAATGAGGAAAAGAATTTGTCTAACTTTTTGAAATTGCCCGTACCGTTATTCGTCAAATCTCGATAGGATCGATTGCAAATTGCAGCAGAACGTTTGAAGCAGCCTAATAAGTTTCGTCGCTGTTCTATTTACACACGTTGCGTCCGCTGTGGTGATTTTGCGTACAGCGGGCAGAACGGAACTATGGtgtattttcgaaaaaaaaacgTCATGCGAGCGATCGACGAGCCAATAAATTGATTAACGGCATGGCTTTATCTTGGTAGCGGTGCACGCTAGTCGAAATCGACGATATCGCAGGCTATAACTCGGCGATAAAGTTGCACGGGGCAGGTCGATTGAAATTTTTCACTGCGTCGGAATTGTTATCAAAAGACTCGGGGTCTCATGTAAACAGCACGCGGGATCTTGTGTGTCATCCGATCTAATGGTCCTTATTATGTAATTTGTGCACCGGCTGAATGCTATGCTCGAAAAAATCtggatgaaaattaatagaattcGCGTCACGAGCGGTGTCTTTCGAAAATGACTgactcttcttcctcttcttctttcgCAAGGTAAGTCGAGTCGTGTTCTCCATTGGGACGCGTGTCACAAAACCTTTTTCCGTGTTTATGCTTTTATATCATCCACGTACCGTAACAAAATTCGTCTACGTGTACACGC
It encodes:
- the LOC117220012 gene encoding fumarate hydratase, mitochondrial isoform X4, with amino-acid sequence MGDSKGYRIEKDTFGELKVPCDKYYGAQTLRSVMNFPIGDTFERMPYGVIVAMGILKKAAAEVNKEFGMDAKIAEAISKAADDVISGKLYNDHFPLVIWQTGSGTQSNMNTNEVISNRAIELLGGELGSKTPVHPNDHVNKSQSSNDTFPTAMHIAVALEIDKVLLPGLQCLCKVLHEKAEEWKDIIKIGRTHTQDAVPLTLGQEFSGYATQVANGIARVKNTLPRLYELALGGTAVGTGLNTPKGFAEKAAAKIAQLTGLPFVTAPNKFEALAAHDAMVEVSGALNTVAVSIMKIANDIRFLGSGPRCGLGELSLPENEPGSSIMPGKVNPTQCEAITMVCCQVMGNHFATTIAGSNGHFELNVFKPVIVANTLRSARLLGDACATFTKNCVVGIKPNADKIEKLLNESLMLVTALNPHIGYDKAAAIAKQAHKENLTLKESALKNGVTEQQFKDWVKPENMIGPK
- the LOC117220012 gene encoding fumarate hydratase, mitochondrial isoform X1 codes for the protein MKSRTHTCGEKSRVHVDEFCYDLLKEIKVKDQLKMTLNLLRCPLVSRGLRELEKSSGFFTLRLSLSTSPVSKGSSKGDSKGYRIEKDTFGELKVPCDKYYGAQTLRSVMNFPIGDTFERMPYGVIVAMGILKKAAAEVNKEFGMDAKIAEAISKAADDVISGKLYNDHFPLVIWQTGSGTQSNMNTNEVISNRAIELLGGELGSKTPVHPNDHVNKSQSSNDTFPTAMHIAVALEIDKVLLPGLQCLCKVLHEKAEEWKDIIKIGRTHTQDAVPLTLGQEFSGYATQVANGIARVKNTLPRLYELALGGTAVGTGLNTPKGFAEKAAAKIAQLTGLPFVTAPNKFEALAAHDAMVEVSGALNTVAVSIMKIANDIRFLGSGPRCGLGELSLPENEPGSSIMPGKVNPTQCEAITMVCCQVMGNHFATTIAGSNGHFELNVFKPVIVANTLRSARLLGDACATFTKNCVVGIKPNADKIEKLLNESLMLVTALNPHIGYDKAAAIAKQAHKENLTLKESALKNGVTEQQFKDWVKPENMIGPK
- the LOC117220012 gene encoding fumarate hydratase, mitochondrial isoform X2, which translates into the protein MTLPFSVERSTRSEIFVACTKGDSKGYRIEKDTFGELKVPCDKYYGAQTLRSVMNFPIGDTFERMPYGVIVAMGILKKAAAEVNKEFGMDAKIAEAISKAADDVISGKLYNDHFPLVIWQTGSGTQSNMNTNEVISNRAIELLGGELGSKTPVHPNDHVNKSQSSNDTFPTAMHIAVALEIDKVLLPGLQCLCKVLHEKAEEWKDIIKIGRTHTQDAVPLTLGQEFSGYATQVANGIARVKNTLPRLYELALGGTAVGTGLNTPKGFAEKAAAKIAQLTGLPFVTAPNKFEALAAHDAMVEVSGALNTVAVSIMKIANDIRFLGSGPRCGLGELSLPENEPGSSIMPGKVNPTQCEAITMVCCQVMGNHFATTIAGSNGHFELNVFKPVIVANTLRSARLLGDACATFTKNCVVGIKPNADKIEKLLNESLMLVTALNPHIGYDKAAAIAKQAHKENLTLKESALKNGVTEQQFKDWVKPENMIGPK